A single genomic interval of Aureliella helgolandensis harbors:
- the cls gene encoding cardiolipin synthase, protein MNLFWSLTSLTGLAHAAVNLAVMSRVIMKRPATGVALAWLMIVAALPGVGIALYLLIGERRIGQRRATRIAGLRTSYRSIGDAAIRARLRDVDWSRHPAAARGMDRLGRAIVGSSTVCGSQLELLSDTQEVLKAIARDIDSAKTSVLIEFYIWHAGGTADEVLQALIRAAQRGVRCRLLVDSLGGRPWWKSKQPNLLRQAGVEVRPALPVGLFRTFIGRTDLRLHRKIVVVDCDVAWTGSMNLVDPRFFKQDSDVGQWVDAMVRVQGAAVAPLAATMIGDWLLESNENFADVIEDTGVQLIDPDGPADVQVLPSGPGEGADGLLQMMLALINGAQTELVLTTPYFVPDDSLLRALRGAAGRGVDVTLIVPQRVDSLMTRHASRSYFEELLSIGIKIHLYQGGLLHTKSVMADGTMSMFGTPNLDMRSLWLNYEVALFVYDAEFAETLRDLQSSYLQDSVEVSRSDWEKRSFTQRFIDNTLRLVSPLL, encoded by the coding sequence TTGAATCTGTTTTGGAGTCTAACGTCGTTGACCGGCTTGGCGCACGCTGCGGTCAACCTCGCGGTCATGAGCCGGGTGATTATGAAGCGGCCTGCGACGGGGGTCGCGCTGGCTTGGTTAATGATTGTGGCCGCGCTGCCGGGCGTTGGGATTGCCCTTTACCTATTGATTGGGGAGCGGCGGATTGGCCAGCGGCGAGCCACGCGCATCGCGGGGCTTCGTACCAGTTACCGAAGTATTGGAGACGCTGCCATTCGCGCCCGCCTGCGGGATGTCGATTGGTCACGACATCCCGCCGCCGCGCGCGGCATGGATCGGCTAGGAAGAGCCATCGTCGGTAGCAGTACCGTCTGTGGTAGCCAGCTCGAATTGTTGTCTGATACACAGGAAGTCCTGAAGGCCATTGCCCGAGATATCGACTCCGCGAAGACTAGCGTCTTGATCGAGTTCTATATCTGGCATGCAGGCGGAACGGCCGATGAAGTGCTTCAAGCCCTGATCCGGGCGGCTCAGCGGGGGGTGCGATGCCGCTTGCTCGTCGACTCCTTAGGGGGACGGCCGTGGTGGAAGTCCAAGCAACCCAACCTACTTCGTCAGGCAGGTGTCGAGGTGCGGCCCGCTCTGCCAGTAGGTCTCTTCCGTACGTTCATTGGTCGCACGGACTTACGCTTGCACCGCAAAATTGTGGTAGTCGATTGCGATGTGGCGTGGACTGGTAGCATGAACTTGGTCGATCCAAGATTCTTCAAGCAGGATAGCGATGTGGGCCAGTGGGTTGATGCCATGGTCCGCGTGCAGGGGGCGGCAGTTGCTCCTCTGGCAGCCACGATGATTGGTGACTGGTTGCTTGAGTCCAATGAAAATTTTGCCGACGTCATTGAAGACACTGGTGTTCAGCTCATTGACCCGGACGGTCCAGCCGATGTGCAAGTCTTGCCATCGGGTCCCGGCGAGGGGGCTGACGGCCTCCTCCAAATGATGCTCGCGTTGATCAATGGCGCGCAGACCGAGCTGGTGCTCACGACGCCCTACTTTGTACCCGACGATTCGCTGCTTCGCGCCTTGCGGGGAGCAGCTGGACGTGGCGTCGACGTAACGCTCATCGTACCCCAACGCGTGGATTCGTTAATGACGCGTCATGCCAGCCGATCGTACTTTGAAGAGCTTCTGAGTATTGGGATCAAGATCCATCTCTATCAGGGTGGATTGCTGCATACCAAATCTGTAATGGCCGATGGAACGATGTCCATGTTCGGAACACCCAATCTGGATATGCGCAGTCTGTGGCTAAATTACGAAGTGGCGCTGTTTGTCTACGATGCCGAATTTGCAGAAACGCTGCGGGACCTGCAGTCGAGCTACCTGCAAGATTCTGTTGAAGTCAGCCGCAGCGACTGGGAAAAACGGAGCTTCACTCAGCGATTCATCGACAATACTTTACGCTTGGTCAGTCCACTACTTTAG
- a CDS encoding carbohydrate porin: protein MATNPRRRRKFSQSVGWTMVVAGLCCVFDIASAPAQTGAGGCDLLTAEGPICSNYLACDSYGIEPSCSQDGFFAQLNQRRATLAKNGISLQNNLTQYYFGNTTGGLEREFRYSGHGDYLANFDFGKLGVQEGLFLTVRTEHRFGESGSGLSGSFIPSTLPADLPSAEKEHLYVTNFLITQALSEDFVLFAGKVDALSGDANDFAQARGITQFSNLAFVGNPATLRTIPYSTLGAGCSFLLEGEPLLSFMVLNAVDTTRTIGLGELFNEGCALTTELRLPTNFFDLPGHQLFGATWSSREVASLSQDPRVILPTIPIDRQSGSWSLYWNCDQYLVSDRRDPKRGWGYFGRAAIADDQTNPIAYFLSAGLGGTSMISGREHDRFGMGYYYSSTSNPIAPFIANAIGGLKDEQGVELFYNAAVNSMVSVTPDLQVISSFRDSLDTALLAGVRMNVAF, encoded by the coding sequence ATGGCTACGAATCCTAGACGCAGACGGAAATTTTCTCAATCGGTCGGTTGGACCATGGTAGTTGCCGGGCTGTGCTGTGTCTTCGACATCGCGTCTGCTCCAGCACAAACCGGGGCTGGTGGCTGCGATCTGTTGACTGCCGAAGGACCGATATGCTCCAATTACCTCGCATGCGACTCCTACGGTATCGAGCCCTCCTGTTCGCAAGATGGTTTTTTTGCCCAACTCAACCAGCGCCGTGCCACCTTGGCAAAGAACGGTATCTCTCTGCAAAACAACTTAACGCAATACTACTTTGGAAATACCACCGGTGGGCTCGAACGCGAGTTCCGCTACTCGGGACATGGGGACTACCTAGCCAACTTTGACTTTGGCAAGCTGGGAGTTCAAGAGGGGCTCTTCCTAACAGTTCGCACTGAACATCGATTCGGAGAATCAGGTTCCGGATTGAGTGGAAGTTTCATTCCCTCAACATTACCTGCGGACCTTCCTTCGGCTGAAAAAGAACACCTCTACGTTACTAATTTTCTGATCACCCAAGCACTTTCCGAAGACTTCGTGCTGTTTGCGGGTAAGGTCGACGCGCTCAGTGGCGATGCCAATGACTTCGCACAGGCCAGGGGCATCACTCAATTCTCCAATCTCGCTTTCGTGGGAAATCCAGCCACACTGCGTACCATTCCCTACTCAACGCTAGGTGCCGGATGCTCGTTCCTTCTGGAAGGCGAGCCGCTCCTGTCGTTCATGGTCCTCAACGCTGTCGATACGACGCGGACCATTGGACTGGGTGAACTCTTCAACGAGGGTTGCGCGCTAACCACCGAGTTGCGTCTTCCAACCAACTTCTTCGACCTCCCTGGCCACCAACTGTTTGGAGCAACTTGGAGTAGCCGCGAAGTTGCGTCCCTCAGCCAAGATCCCCGAGTGATCCTGCCAACCATTCCCATTGATCGCCAGTCGGGATCCTGGTCTTTGTATTGGAATTGTGATCAATATCTAGTGTCTGATCGCAGAGACCCGAAGCGGGGATGGGGCTATTTTGGTAGAGCTGCCATTGCGGATGACCAAACCAACCCAATCGCCTATTTCCTATCCGCCGGACTGGGTGGCACCAGTATGATCAGCGGACGCGAACATGATCGCTTCGGTATGGGCTACTACTATTCATCGACCAGCAATCCCATCGCTCCCTTCATCGCCAACGCAATCGGTGGACTCAAGGATGAACAGGGTGTTGAACTATTCTACAACGCAGCCGTCAACTCGATGGTCAGCGTGACCCCGGATCTGCAAGTCATCTCCTCGTTCCGCGATTCGCTGGACACAGCACTCCTCGCGGGAGTGCGGATGAACGTTGCCTTCTAG
- a CDS encoding ATP-binding protein, whose translation MQIFSRLPIRAKLILLITVTAASALCIASAAFIVTDILASRTALGNQLEVLSQVVADNSIAAVTFDDHETASDVLKTVSREPAVLRACIFDRSNSMFAIHESPALVDNASSLPLPNGVLLTIGTVFRKGYVEQITEIRDADEPLGTVYLLASADGLKQRILSNLKLVGFTLIAALVVALLIATSFEKLISRPIVKLAQVANEISLRDDYSVRVVESRDDEIGELYTAFNNMLVQIESNRDELRKAHSHLEDRVHERTFQLTQANKHLKLEIEEKAMAQRELERVQCELIDTARRAGMADVATGVLHNVGNVLNSVNVSAGMILERVRYSPSVSLERSAHLLRDTASDSIPTAELMSNPPDRMLKLADFLQGIAKKCDAENTEVRQEVDRLVSNIDHIKKIVASQQSFAKSSGIVTKIQLEHVFEDALELHDVSLARHGIDVTRIFAAHKPLYSDQHRILQILVNLVFNAKQAIEELAGDSPRITLRINDIDGERVSVQVSDTGVGVRPENLKKIFSYGFTTKAQGHGFGLHACALAAYELGGSLSVKSQGEGLGATFTLVLPYQYKQEA comes from the coding sequence ATGCAAATATTTAGTCGATTGCCGATCCGAGCCAAACTGATTCTGCTCATTACCGTGACGGCAGCCAGTGCGCTGTGCATTGCCTCAGCCGCATTTATTGTGACGGACATCCTGGCATCGCGAACCGCCTTAGGCAATCAGTTGGAAGTCTTGAGCCAAGTCGTGGCCGACAACTCGATCGCTGCCGTTACCTTTGACGATCATGAGACGGCCTCAGATGTCCTCAAGACGGTTAGCCGCGAGCCTGCGGTACTCAGAGCGTGTATTTTCGATCGCTCGAACAGCATGTTCGCCATCCACGAATCGCCGGCGCTGGTCGATAACGCCTCCAGTTTACCACTGCCGAATGGGGTGCTGCTTACGATTGGAACCGTCTTCCGTAAGGGCTACGTCGAACAGATCACGGAGATCCGCGACGCCGACGAACCACTTGGGACGGTATACCTGCTGGCGAGCGCCGATGGGCTAAAACAACGTATTTTGAGCAATCTAAAACTGGTCGGTTTCACCCTGATCGCTGCTCTGGTAGTAGCCTTGTTGATTGCCACGAGCTTCGAGAAGCTGATCTCCAGACCGATCGTAAAACTCGCACAAGTCGCCAACGAAATTTCCTTGCGTGACGACTATTCGGTTCGCGTCGTTGAATCGAGAGACGATGAAATCGGTGAGCTCTACACCGCCTTTAATAATATGCTTGTTCAGATTGAATCCAATCGCGATGAGCTTCGCAAGGCACATAGCCACTTAGAGGACCGAGTTCACGAACGCACCTTTCAACTCACGCAAGCCAATAAGCATTTGAAACTCGAAATCGAAGAAAAAGCGATGGCTCAACGGGAGCTGGAACGCGTGCAGTGCGAACTGATCGACACAGCCCGTCGGGCAGGCATGGCTGACGTGGCTACGGGCGTGCTGCACAACGTGGGCAATGTTCTGAACAGTGTCAACGTTTCGGCAGGCATGATCCTGGAACGCGTGCGATACAGCCCGTCGGTCAGTCTGGAGCGTTCCGCCCACCTCCTCCGCGATACGGCATCGGACTCCATTCCTACCGCCGAATTGATGAGCAATCCACCCGATCGCATGCTCAAGCTGGCCGACTTCCTACAAGGTATCGCTAAGAAATGCGACGCTGAAAACACCGAAGTCCGGCAGGAGGTCGATCGCCTCGTCTCCAACATCGATCACATCAAGAAGATCGTGGCCTCTCAACAGTCGTTCGCCAAATCCTCGGGAATCGTCACGAAGATTCAATTGGAACACGTATTTGAAGACGCATTGGAGCTGCATGATGTATCTTTGGCTAGACACGGAATCGACGTAACCCGTATCTTCGCTGCGCACAAGCCGCTGTATTCCGATCAACATCGCATTCTGCAGATTTTAGTCAACTTGGTATTCAATGCTAAACAAGCGATTGAAGAACTGGCGGGAGACAGCCCGCGAATCACCCTGAGAATCAACGACATCGACGGTGAACGCGTGTCGGTGCAAGTGAGCGATACTGGGGTTGGAGTTAGGCCTGAAAACCTGAAAAAGATTTTCTCCTATGGATTCACCACGAAGGCGCAAGGCCACGGATTCGGCTTGCACGCCTGCGCACTGGCAGCCTACGAATTAGGCGGATCCCTATCAGTTAAAAGTCAGGGCGAGGGGCTCGGAGCAACCTTCACTCTCGTTCTTCCTTATCAGTACAAACAAGAGGCCTAG
- a CDS encoding porin family protein: protein MTRSKPAYSNCWRCLAAWLACISAACICEAEDRNALGYGANTESSPTIVQQADDLWLGIPSVPEGLAQSTVVSQGGVASESPASAVEQPVVAFPAYAEASSSPSSSPPAITAPASSVASSVTSASQTSVAPFSVGYDGGFVIASQAGINLPVAQYPYSLVINGYGQLRETVFESQGTTPDLNQLQLKRARLVFSGHAFNPDFRYYIQLDGRSSSGDALRILDYYLNYDFGHRHWNLAEKRLGFRTGLYKMPFSMSRGLSGKELQFADRSMASMFFDVNRSLAWGLYGELTPLQMPLTWEVAIFNGLVTGGAETGSSGTLDNNNAFSARVTMSPIGDWETGGLADLTIHERLATRVGVGTAFTQIDRVGTTEFNALRVVDSGAQLSSLLPNAVDHYSVALYAADAGIKYRGASLNLEYYFRNVNGFHGAQLPDLFDHGLWLQGGYILIPEKLEVLARWSRVQGNSGTLGNDQRSSEEIAAGFVRYFKRQNVKLTVDATYLDGAPVNSTALDISQGDIGWLCRTQLQFSF from the coding sequence ATGACTCGATCCAAACCAGCATATTCCAATTGCTGGCGGTGCTTGGCCGCCTGGCTTGCCTGTATTTCAGCGGCTTGCATTTGCGAAGCTGAGGATCGCAACGCGTTAGGCTACGGTGCGAATACCGAGTCTTCCCCGACGATTGTTCAGCAGGCCGACGACCTGTGGTTAGGGATTCCCTCGGTGCCTGAGGGTTTGGCGCAATCGACGGTCGTTTCCCAAGGTGGGGTTGCTTCGGAAAGTCCTGCCTCAGCGGTGGAGCAACCAGTGGTTGCATTCCCCGCATACGCTGAAGCTTCGAGTAGTCCTTCCTCATCCCCTCCTGCGATAACCGCTCCAGCATCGAGCGTTGCCTCCAGTGTGACATCTGCCTCACAGACTTCGGTTGCGCCCTTTAGCGTGGGATACGATGGTGGCTTTGTCATTGCGAGCCAGGCGGGCATTAATTTGCCCGTCGCGCAGTATCCGTACAGCCTGGTGATCAATGGTTATGGTCAACTTCGTGAAACCGTATTTGAATCGCAGGGAACCACGCCGGACCTGAACCAATTGCAGCTCAAGCGCGCGCGGCTAGTTTTCTCTGGGCACGCATTTAACCCCGACTTTCGCTACTACATCCAGCTTGATGGTCGTAGTAGTTCAGGTGATGCGCTACGGATACTGGACTACTACCTCAACTATGATTTCGGCCACCGGCATTGGAATCTCGCGGAGAAACGCCTCGGCTTCCGAACCGGGCTCTACAAAATGCCTTTCTCGATGTCGCGAGGGCTGAGTGGGAAGGAATTGCAGTTTGCCGATCGTTCGATGGCGAGTATGTTTTTCGACGTGAATCGCAGCCTCGCTTGGGGATTGTATGGGGAGCTGACTCCACTGCAAATGCCGCTAACTTGGGAGGTCGCGATCTTCAATGGATTGGTTACCGGCGGGGCGGAAACGGGAAGCAGCGGTACGTTGGATAACAACAATGCATTTTCTGCCCGCGTGACGATGTCGCCCATCGGTGACTGGGAGACGGGCGGCCTGGCTGATCTAACCATCCACGAACGACTGGCCACTCGCGTGGGAGTGGGGACCGCCTTTACTCAAATTGATCGAGTGGGTACTACGGAGTTCAATGCACTGCGCGTGGTTGACTCGGGTGCCCAGCTTTCGAGTCTCCTACCCAACGCCGTTGATCACTACTCTGTCGCACTCTACGCGGCGGACGCCGGTATCAAGTACCGGGGCGCGTCTCTCAATCTCGAGTACTACTTTCGCAACGTGAATGGTTTCCACGGCGCCCAATTACCAGATCTATTTGACCATGGTCTCTGGTTGCAGGGCGGGTATATTCTGATTCCCGAAAAGCTGGAAGTGCTGGCGCGTTGGTCTCGGGTTCAAGGAAACTCCGGGACTCTAGGGAACGATCAACGTAGTTCTGAGGAGATCGCTGCGGGTTTTGTGCGCTACTTCAAACGCCAGAACGTAAAACTCACCGTCGATGCAACGTACCTGGATGGCGCTCCCGTTAACTCGACCGCTCTGGATATCAGCCAAGGCGACATCGGTTGGCTCTGTCGCACGCAGCTTCAGTTCAGCTTCTAG
- a CDS encoding ATP-binding protein: MSNNQSNQVHRIIIIDDNEAIHDDFRRILVQSDEDDTLSSLENELFGDGDSAQTGVSTQKLGCSFELSSAFQGQDGFEMVLDAREAGQAFALAFVDMRMPPGWDGLETIRRIFEVDPLIQVVICTAFSDHSWFDIIQEVGRSDRLLILKKPFDNVEVSQLATALSEKTRLAEKAALQMSDLQRLVEERTSDLRQANALREQAQAEAMNIERQLLHREKLESLGRLAGGISHEFRHQLAVIQSYVELARGSDAISNSPAEREMLDVVLEATHNANEMTRRILDFSRSETSETVVIDVATTVVEIHEMLTPMLGCQYSINLEIAPGKLSILGETTFLEQVLLNLCTNARDAMPQGGAIDIRVQLAPSTRIPKSANLTTNLAQNATVLLIEVEDQGCGIGKSEIHKVLTPFFTTKQRGHGTGLGLATVNTLVQRHNGMMEVKSSEGKGTTIRVYLPLEKSSQFEVAASNPIVIGEQASVNKMLAASQLASQNH, encoded by the coding sequence ATGTCCAACAACCAATCCAATCAAGTCCACCGGATCATCATCATCGATGACAACGAAGCCATTCACGATGACTTCCGACGCATCCTGGTGCAATCCGACGAAGACGATACGCTGTCCTCCCTAGAAAACGAACTATTCGGAGATGGCGATTCCGCCCAAACGGGCGTGTCCACGCAAAAACTTGGCTGTAGCTTTGAGCTATCTTCGGCATTTCAGGGCCAAGATGGCTTTGAAATGGTGCTTGATGCCCGCGAGGCCGGTCAGGCGTTTGCACTTGCGTTTGTCGATATGCGGATGCCCCCGGGCTGGGATGGTTTGGAAACCATTCGACGCATTTTCGAAGTCGACCCACTGATTCAAGTCGTGATTTGCACTGCATTTTCCGACCACTCCTGGTTCGATATTATTCAAGAGGTTGGCAGGAGTGATCGATTGCTGATCCTCAAGAAGCCGTTCGATAACGTTGAAGTCTCACAATTGGCAACAGCCCTCAGTGAGAAGACGCGGTTAGCTGAAAAGGCGGCACTCCAGATGTCCGACCTACAACGGTTGGTCGAGGAGCGAACGAGCGACCTGCGTCAAGCCAACGCATTGCGTGAACAAGCTCAAGCCGAAGCAATGAACATCGAAAGACAACTGTTGCACCGCGAGAAGCTAGAATCCCTCGGCCGATTGGCCGGCGGAATCTCGCATGAATTTCGCCATCAGCTAGCCGTCATCCAGAGTTATGTCGAACTTGCACGTGGTTCCGACGCGATTTCAAACTCTCCGGCTGAACGAGAGATGCTCGACGTTGTGCTCGAAGCAACTCACAATGCCAATGAAATGACGCGGCGGATCCTTGACTTCAGCCGCTCCGAAACTTCGGAAACCGTCGTGATCGATGTTGCCACGACAGTGGTTGAAATCCACGAAATGCTCACGCCCATGTTGGGCTGCCAATACTCCATCAATCTAGAAATTGCGCCCGGAAAGCTCTCGATTTTGGGAGAAACGACCTTCCTTGAACAGGTCTTGCTCAACCTATGTACCAATGCGCGTGATGCCATGCCACAAGGCGGCGCCATCGACATCCGCGTGCAACTTGCGCCATCCACTCGGATCCCCAAATCGGCGAACCTCACCACGAACCTAGCACAAAACGCAACAGTGCTCTTGATCGAAGTGGAAGATCAAGGGTGCGGAATTGGAAAGTCCGAAATCCATAAGGTATTGACTCCGTTCTTTACGACCAAGCAGAGAGGGCATGGAACCGGCTTAGGACTTGCAACGGTCAACACCCTGGTGCAGCGACACAACGGCATGATGGAGGTCAAGTCTTCCGAAGGGAAGGGCACGACCATCAGAGTCTACCTGCCCCTAGAGAAATCGAGCCAGTTTGAGGTCGCAGCCAGCAATCCAATCGTGATTGGGGAACAGGCTAGCGTCAATAAGATGTTGGCAGCATCGCAATTAGCATCACAGAACCATTAG
- a CDS encoding lipopolysaccharide biosynthesis protein translates to MVFQDFPTQHRLVPWLLVMVNILGIGVGYAISIILARSLSLHQFEQYIGTIATLGLLGTLAEAGFGKYALKIVPIYQAHSSFGLMKGYLRFAGWGCLILSIALGLLAAAIEVPLRAGAGREVMLIALICLPCIAGAGVAIDMLLAFRLATTATVLARILVPLTTLGLILLVLSISEINPYRAVLCFSIGSMLGLAMAVAMCARLTGGLLTGVNAEFQSREWVLQGFSFLAFGFMTSWLFKATLVLLHHLPHPSDQLALLAPAFETGCLILLLSKSTDKYFQPTMAIIIDGADWAQGVSLRNQRFAVLSGGICLFLLIVFCFGKQILRIYGEDFVGAYPALCLIALGSSLWTLFSLAPAFLLFAGQRRALLLSLLGHGIALAILTIGLFRVYGITGAATAYMLAIGSLALVNFQLANRTLARMRLVPAKPPADAALEDRK, encoded by the coding sequence ATGGTCTTCCAAGACTTCCCCACTCAACATCGTCTCGTGCCCTGGTTGCTGGTGATGGTCAATATCCTGGGGATTGGGGTTGGCTACGCGATTTCCATCATCCTCGCGCGAAGCCTTTCACTGCATCAATTTGAACAATACATCGGTACCATTGCCACCTTGGGCCTATTGGGCACTTTGGCGGAGGCTGGCTTCGGAAAGTACGCTCTCAAAATTGTGCCCATCTATCAGGCACACAGCAGTTTTGGGCTCATGAAGGGCTATCTCCGATTTGCCGGCTGGGGATGTCTAATCCTGAGCATCGCACTCGGCCTGCTGGCTGCTGCGATTGAAGTCCCGTTGAGAGCCGGCGCTGGACGGGAAGTGATGTTAATTGCCCTCATTTGCCTACCTTGCATTGCGGGCGCAGGAGTGGCCATCGATATGCTGCTGGCATTCAGGCTGGCCACCACCGCCACCGTCTTGGCTCGGATTTTGGTGCCACTGACCACGCTTGGATTGATCTTGTTGGTCCTCAGCATTTCCGAAATCAATCCCTACCGCGCGGTGCTTTGCTTCAGTATTGGAAGCATGCTGGGCTTAGCAATGGCGGTGGCGATGTGCGCCCGTTTGACGGGTGGGCTGCTCACGGGCGTTAATGCCGAATTCCAGAGTCGAGAATGGGTCTTGCAGGGATTCTCTTTCTTGGCATTCGGCTTCATGACCAGCTGGCTATTCAAAGCCACTTTGGTACTTCTTCACCACCTGCCCCACCCCTCGGACCAATTGGCGCTCTTGGCGCCCGCGTTTGAAACGGGGTGTCTGATTCTGCTCCTATCGAAATCGACGGATAAGTATTTTCAACCCACCATGGCGATCATCATTGATGGTGCAGACTGGGCTCAGGGCGTTAGCTTAAGAAACCAGCGATTTGCTGTCCTCAGTGGCGGGATCTGCTTGTTTTTGCTGATTGTATTTTGCTTTGGAAAACAAATACTGCGAATCTACGGTGAGGATTTCGTAGGTGCCTATCCAGCACTGTGTTTGATTGCCTTGGGCTCAAGCCTCTGGACACTCTTCTCCCTAGCGCCAGCTTTCCTATTGTTTGCGGGGCAGAGGCGCGCGTTGCTATTGAGCCTGCTGGGACACGGTATCGCGTTGGCCATCCTGACCATCGGGCTGTTCCGAGTCTACGGGATTACCGGTGCCGCCACCGCTTACATGCTGGCCATCGGCTCGCTGGCTCTCGTCAACTTCCAACTCGCCAATCGAACGCTAGCGCGAATGCGACTCGTCCCCGCTAAACCACCAGCCGACGCAGCATTGGAGGACCGCAAGTAG
- a CDS encoding YfiR family protein has translation MNHRRTHQFHGTDLRRVQCRSRIFWILSVFLPLLAQVRDLHAQDVVVRETPLKAAYIYNFAKYVQWPAASTKLVGTENPIVCGVYGPSALEVYLQKIAAKKTVNGRPIAVHRYDSVANLGQANILFVPASVSDVDYQRIVQALANTSTMLFGERMDLADNNSVTFYIESNRVKFQINLENTEAAGLQISSKVLQLGRLVRGHELVRAGE, from the coding sequence GTGAATCATCGTCGCACTCACCAATTTCACGGGACCGATCTTCGGCGAGTGCAATGTCGTAGCCGCATTTTTTGGATACTTTCCGTCTTCCTACCGCTGCTCGCCCAGGTTCGCGACCTGCATGCACAGGACGTAGTGGTTCGAGAGACTCCGCTCAAGGCAGCCTACATTTATAACTTCGCCAAGTACGTTCAGTGGCCGGCGGCTTCCACCAAATTGGTTGGCACGGAGAATCCGATCGTGTGTGGGGTCTATGGGCCTTCGGCGCTGGAGGTCTATCTTCAGAAAATAGCCGCTAAGAAGACGGTCAATGGGCGTCCCATTGCCGTGCATCGCTACGACTCGGTTGCCAACCTTGGCCAGGCAAACATTCTCTTTGTACCGGCCAGCGTCTCCGACGTGGACTACCAACGCATCGTCCAGGCGTTGGCCAATACGTCCACCATGTTGTTTGGAGAGCGGATGGACTTGGCGGACAACAATTCCGTCACATTCTATATCGAAAGCAATCGCGTCAAATTTCAGATCAACCTAGAAAATACGGAGGCGGCGGGTTTGCAAATCAGCTCCAAAGTACTACAGCTTGGACGCCTCGTACGTGGTCATGAACTAGTCAGAGCTGGGGAATGA
- a CDS encoding SHD1 domain-containing protein, whose translation MKFCAALGLCLLFQVTCMLPVQARLWSSKNGHYKLEAEAITFNEELVVLKRPTGELVAVELKELSEEDQEYVRSKEATDAAEKSADEMQTWTSRDGMKIRGRVVAYGRRDLVVQRKLGRVHIDDKKFSDIDPLHQRLLLKIIGHEEKTTFEDEKQLETWGKTLGGTPRIYKLEGVRMELEGGDEIGVPFFMFSTEDLAILEPGWQMWLEEDESQKTQERESFLMRSAAMAHQQDRAAKQQIEMLKLNLLGAATGAIGVWQVGLVPGQGVYGRPTSVMITAQNSGQARQIAMQNYPGYIVGGVRKASR comes from the coding sequence ATGAAATTTTGTGCTGCCCTTGGATTATGTCTGCTATTCCAAGTGACTTGTATGCTCCCAGTTCAAGCCCGATTGTGGAGCAGCAAGAATGGACATTACAAATTGGAAGCCGAGGCCATCACCTTCAACGAGGAGTTGGTGGTGCTTAAGCGTCCTACGGGCGAGCTCGTGGCGGTGGAGCTGAAAGAGCTTTCTGAGGAAGATCAGGAGTATGTGCGATCGAAAGAGGCAACCGATGCGGCGGAGAAGTCCGCGGACGAAATGCAGACCTGGACGTCCCGCGATGGGATGAAGATTCGTGGTCGCGTGGTTGCCTACGGTCGTCGCGATTTGGTTGTCCAACGCAAACTGGGGCGAGTCCATATTGACGACAAGAAGTTCAGTGACATTGATCCACTTCACCAGCGACTGCTTTTAAAAATAATTGGGCACGAAGAGAAGACGACCTTCGAAGATGAGAAGCAACTGGAGACTTGGGGCAAGACGCTGGGCGGGACTCCACGGATCTACAAGCTCGAGGGTGTCAGGATGGAGCTGGAGGGCGGGGATGAGATTGGCGTCCCCTTTTTCATGTTTTCCACGGAGGATCTAGCCATTCTTGAACCGGGCTGGCAAATGTGGCTTGAAGAGGACGAGAGTCAGAAGACTCAAGAACGCGAGAGCTTTCTAATGCGTTCGGCGGCCATGGCCCACCAACAGGATCGGGCAGCCAAGCAGCAAATTGAAATGCTGAAGCTCAATTTGTTGGGGGCAGCGACCGGAGCGATTGGTGTTTGGCAGGTAGGCTTGGTACCAGGGCAAGGGGTGTATGGCCGGCCCACCTCGGTCATGATCACTGCGCAAAACAGTGGCCAAGCTCGACAAATTGCGATGCAGAATTATCCAGGTTACATTGTCGGTGGCGTTCGCAAGGCAAGTCGCTAA